In the Calditerricola satsumensis genome, GATTGCTCGGGGCCCTTCGCGATCTCTTTACGCGCCAGTACACCACCATCACCGCCGTCGACGGCATCAACCTGCTGGTCGAGGAAGGGGAGATGGTCGGCTACATCGGCGCCAACGGAGCCGGCAAATCGACGACGATCAAGATGCTGACCGGCATCCTCATGCCCACCTCCGGCTTCCTGCGCGTCAACGGCATGGATCCGCACCGCGAGCGCGAGCGGTTCGTCCGCACCATCGGCGTGGTATTCGGCCAGCGCAGCCAGCTGTGGTGGGATCTGGCCGTGCAGGAGTCGTTCCGCCTGCTGCAGCGCGTCTACCGCGTCCCCGACGACGTGTACCGCAAGCACATGGGCTACGTGATCGAGGTGCTGGAGATCGGCGACCTCCTCGACCGGCCGGTGCGCAAGCTGTCCCTCGGCCAGCGCATGCGCTGCGAGCTGGCGGCGGCCTTCGTGCACAATCCGCCCCTTCTGTTCCTCGACGAGCCGACGATCGGCCTCGACGTGCTGATCAAGATGAAGGTGCGGGAGTTCTTGCGCGAGATGAACCGCACCTACGGAACGACGATTCTCCTCACCACCCACGACCTGTCGGACATCGAGGCCCTCTGCTCGCGCGTGGTGATGCTCGACAAGGGGCGCATCCTCTACGACGGCAGCCTGGAGGAGTTGCGCCGCCGCTGGGCGGAGGAAAAGCGGGTGGTGGTCGAGTTTGCCCGCCCGGTGTCGGTCGAGGACCTGCACCGGCAGACGGCCGATCTGCCCGTCACCTGGGAGCAGGAGCACCCGTACCGCAGCCGGGCCGTGTTGCGCCAGGGGGACGGGGCCCTCGTGTCCAGCCTGCTGGCCCGCCTGCAGGCCTTCCCCGTGACCGACGTGCGCGTCGAGGAGACGAGCACGGAGGAGATCGTCAGCCGCATCTACGCCGAGGGGATGGCCCATGCGTAGCCCCGCGCGCAGCCTGGCGCGACGCGGACACCACCGGGCGTTGGCCGGCCTCGGGGGGCTCGTTTCCGCGCTGCGCCCCTACCTCCAGTGGGTGCGCCTGCGCTTTTTGCTGATGCTCGCCTATCGGGTCAACTACTACAGCGGCATAGCCGTCTACACGATCAACATCGGCGCGTACTACTTTTTGTGGAAAGCCTTGTACCACGGGGAAAGCACCCTGGGCGGACTGACGGCCACCCAGATGACCACCTATGTGGCCGTGGCGTGGATGGCGCGATCCTTTTATTTCAACAACGTGGACCGGGAGATGGCCCAGGAGATTCGCGAGGGGCGCGTGGCCGTGGAGCTGATCCGCCCGTACAACTACCTGCTCGTCAAGGCGATGCAGGCGCTCGGCGAAGGGCTCTTTCGGCTGTGCTTTTTTTCGGTTCCGGGCATGGTGCTCGTCTCCTTCCTCCTGCCGGTGGATCTGCCCGAGCGCCCCGAAACGTGGGGGCTGTTTGCCCTCAGCCTGCTGCTGAGCTTTGTCATCAACACCCAGCTCAACCTCCTCACCGGCCTGTTGGCCTTCTTTCTGCTCAACAACGAGGGCCTGATGTACGCCAAGCGCGTTGTCGTCGACCTGTTTTCCGGGCTCATCGTGCCCCTCTCCCTTTTTCCCGAATGGGCGCGGGCGGTGCTCGTCCTCCTGCCCTTCCAGGCCATCAGCTACCTGCCGACGATGATCGTCACGGGGGCCTGGACATCGGCGCAGATCCACCAGGCCCTGCTCGTGCAGCTGGCGTGGAGCGTCCTGCTCGTCGTGCCGATCCAGGCGCTGTGGGTCCTCGCCCGCCGGAAGCTGGTGGTGCAGGGGGGATGACGAAGGTGCGACGGCTCCTTTCCCTGTTCGGGGCGTACTTGGCCCAGTACCTCAAGGCGCGCATGGCCTACCGGTCCGACTTTTTCGTGCAGGGCCTCACCGACGTCGTCTGGCAACTGGTCAACCTCGTCTTCATCCTCGTCGTCTTTGACCACGTACCGACGCTCAACGGCTGGAGTCGCGACGAGATCCTGTTCATCTACGGGTATTTCCTCGTCCCGTACGGCCTCTTCGCCTGCCTGTTCAACCTGTGGGACTTTCAGGAGCGCTACATCCTTCGCGGCGAAATCGACCGCGTCCTGACGCGTCCAATTCACAGCTTGGCCCAAGTGTGCCTGGAAAATCTGGATCCCGAGGCCTTGTTCGGCGTGGTGACCGGCCTCGTCATCATGGGCTACGCCGGCTGGCGCCTTGGCCTGGACCTGACGTGGTACGACCCCTTTGTCTTTCTTTTGCTCGTGTTGGGCAGCGTGCTCGTGTACGCCGGCATCTACGTGGCCATCGCCGCCATCGGCTTTTTCGCCGACGCCAAGACGGGCATCGCACCGATGGTGTGGAACATCCAGAACTACGGCCGGTATCCGGTCGATATCTACAACCGCCTCATTCGCATCGTGCTCACCTGGATCCTCCCCTTCGCCTACGTCGGGCTGTACCCGTCGTCCTACTTCCTGGGCCGGGAGACGTACTACGCCTACGCCGCGGCCACGCCGGTGGTGGGGGCGGTCGCCTTTGTCCTCGGCCTCTGGGCATGGAACGCCGGCGTGCGGCGCTACCGCGGCGTCGGCTCGTAGCGCATGGGTTTCGCAGGAGGTCGATGCCGCCCAGTGCGTGGGCGCTTCAGCTCGGCTTCTGTCCATGCGGGGAACGCCATGGATGAGGCGAGGGCCCATGCGGTATAATGGAAAAGACAGGCGAACCGCTCCGTGCGAGGAGGTGACGCGAGATGGCCGAACTGGCCGTCGGGCAACCGGCGCCCGATTTCACGCTGCCCGCCACGGGGGGCCGGACCGTCTCCCTGTCCGATTACCGGGGGCGCAACGTGGTGCTCTACTTCTACCCGAAAGACCTGACCCCGGGGTGAACGCAGGAGGCGGTGGACTTCGCGTCCCGTCTTCAAGGGTTTGAAGACGCCAACACCGTGATCCTGGGCGTCAGCACCGACGATCTGGCGACCCATGAAAAGTTTTCCGCCAAGTACAACATACCCTTCCCGCTCCTCAGCGACACGGACGCCAAAGTGTGCCAGCTTTATGGCGTCTGGAAGGAGAAGAAGAATTTTGGGAAGACGTACATGGGCATCGAACGGTCCACCTTTGTCATCGACGGCGAGGGAAAGATCGCCAAAATCTGGCGCAAGGTGAAGGTGGATGGCCACGCCGACGAGGTGCTGGCCTTTGTGCGCGAACACCTGGCTTGAGGCGAGTGCCGTGCCGGATGGCCGGCTCCCGCCGATGGCTAAACGACGGAAGATTCAGACGA is a window encoding:
- a CDS encoding ABC transporter permease, with protein sequence MRPYLQWVRLRFLLMLAYRVNYYSGIAVYTINIGAYYFLWKALYHGESTLGGLTATQMTTYVAVAWMARSFYFNNVDREMAQEIREGRVAVELIRPYNYLLVKAMQALGEGLFRLCFFSVPGMVLVSFLLPVDLPERPETWGLFALSLLLSFVINTQLNLLTGLLAFFLLNNEGLMYAKRVVVDLFSGLIVPLSLFPEWARAVLVLLPFQAISYLPTMIVTGAWTSAQIHQALLVQLAWSVLLVVPIQALWVLARRKLVVQGG
- the bcp gene encoding thioredoxin-dependent thiol peroxidase — translated: MAELAVGQPAPDFTLPATGGRTVSLSDYRGRNVVLYFYPKDLTPGUTQEAVDFASRLQGFEDANTVILGVSTDDLATHEKFSAKYNIPFPLLSDTDAKVCQLYGVWKEKKNFGKTYMGIERSTFVIDGEGKIAKIWRKVKVDGHADEVLAFVREHLA
- a CDS encoding ABC transporter ATP-binding protein — encoded protein: MYRIEARNLTKTFKTHKSRPGLLGALRDLFTRQYTTITAVDGINLLVEEGEMVGYIGANGAGKSTTIKMLTGILMPTSGFLRVNGMDPHRERERFVRTIGVVFGQRSQLWWDLAVQESFRLLQRVYRVPDDVYRKHMGYVIEVLEIGDLLDRPVRKLSLGQRMRCELAAAFVHNPPLLFLDEPTIGLDVLIKMKVREFLREMNRTYGTTILLTTHDLSDIEALCSRVVMLDKGRILYDGSLEELRRRWAEEKRVVVEFARPVSVEDLHRQTADLPVTWEQEHPYRSRAVLRQGDGALVSSLLARLQAFPVTDVRVEETSTEEIVSRIYAEGMAHA
- a CDS encoding ABC transporter permease; amino-acid sequence: MTKVRRLLSLFGAYLAQYLKARMAYRSDFFVQGLTDVVWQLVNLVFILVVFDHVPTLNGWSRDEILFIYGYFLVPYGLFACLFNLWDFQERYILRGEIDRVLTRPIHSLAQVCLENLDPEALFGVVTGLVIMGYAGWRLGLDLTWYDPFVFLLLVLGSVLVYAGIYVAIAAIGFFADAKTGIAPMVWNIQNYGRYPVDIYNRLIRIVLTWILPFAYVGLYPSSYFLGRETYYAYAAATPVVGAVAFVLGLWAWNAGVRRYRGVGS